A region of Flavobacterium indicum GPTSA100-9 = DSM 17447 DNA encodes the following proteins:
- the rpsK gene encoding 30S ribosomal protein S11, with translation MAKATTKKRKVIVESSGEAHINATFNNIIISLTNKKGEVISWSSAGKMGFRGSKKNTPYAAQMAAEDCAKVALEAGLKKVKVYVKGPGNGRESAIRSIHNGGIEVTEIIDVTPMPHNGCRPPKRRRV, from the coding sequence ATGGCTAAGGCAACTACAAAAAAACGTAAAGTTATCGTTGAGTCTTCTGGAGAAGCGCATATTAACGCTACTTTTAATAACATCATCATTTCTTTAACAAACAAGAAAGGTGAAGTAATTTCTTGGTCTTCTGCAGGTAAAATGGGCTTCAGAGGTTCAAAAAAGAATACTCCGTATGCAGCTCAAATGGCAGCTGAAGATTGTGCAAAAGTAGCTCTTGAAGCTGGGCTTAAAAAAGTAAAAGTTTACGTTAAAGGTCCTGGAAACGGAAGAGAATCTGCAATCAGATCAATTCATAATGGTGGAATTGAAGTTACTGAAATCATTGATGTAACTCCAATGCCTCACAACGGATGTCGTCCTCCAAAGAGAAGAAGAGTTTAA
- the rpsD gene encoding 30S ribosomal protein S4 — MARYTGPKTKIARKFGEAIFGEDRSFEKRNYPPGQHGLAKRRGKKSEYAVQLMEKQKAKYTYGILERQFRNLFEKASAASGVTGEILLQLCESRLDNVVYRMGIAPSRRGARQLVSHRHITVNGEVVNIPSYQLKPGDKVAVREKSKSLEAIERSLANSSTVYEWITWNNDTKEGTFVAVPQRLQIPENIKEQLIVELYNK, encoded by the coding sequence ATGGCAAGATATACTGGTCCAAAAACAAAAATCGCTCGTAAATTCGGCGAAGCTATTTTCGGTGAAGATAGATCATTCGAAAAAAGAAATTACCCTCCAGGTCAACATGGTTTAGCAAAAAGAAGAGGTAAAAAATCTGAATATGCTGTTCAGTTAATGGAAAAGCAAAAAGCTAAATATACTTATGGTATTTTAGAGCGTCAATTCAGAAACTTATTTGAAAAAGCTTCTGCTGCATCTGGTGTAACAGGTGAAATCCTTTTACAATTATGTGAATCACGTTTAGATAACGTTGTTTACAGAATGGGTATAGCTCCATCTCGTAGAGGTGCTCGTCAGTTGGTTTCTCACAGACACATTACTGTTAATGGTGAAGTTGTAAATATTCCTTCTTACCAATTAAAACCAGGTGATAAAGTTGCAGTTCGTGAAAAATCAAAATCTCTTGAGGCAATTGAGCGTTCTTTAGCTAATTCATCTACTGTATATGAGTGGATTACTTGGAATAATGATACTAAAGAAGGTACTTTTGTTGCTGTACCTCAAAGACTTCAAATTCCAGAAAATATTAAAGAGCAACTAATCGTTGAGTTGTATAACAAATAA
- a CDS encoding DNA-directed RNA polymerase subunit alpha, which translates to MAIFNFQKPDKVIMIDSTDFEGKFEFRPLEPGYGLTVGNALRRVLLSSLEGFAITSVKIEGVEHEFSTIAGVVEDVTEIILNLKQVRFKRQIEDIDNESVSISLSGKDQITAGDFQKFISGFQVLNPELVICNLDNKTNINMELTIEKGRGYVPAEENKKQNAPIGTIFTDSIYTPVKNVKYSIENYRVEQKTDYEKLVFEIITDGSIHPKDALTEAAKTLIHHFMLFSDERITLEADEIAQTESYDEESLHMRQLLKTKLVDMDLSVRALNCLKAAEVDTLGDLVSFNKNDLMKFRNFGKKSLTELDELVAVKGLTFGMDLSKYKLDKE; encoded by the coding sequence ATGGCAATATTTAATTTTCAAAAGCCCGATAAAGTTATCATGATCGATTCTACGGATTTCGAAGGTAAATTTGAATTTAGACCTTTGGAACCTGGTTATGGATTGACTGTTGGTAACGCACTAAGAAGAGTTTTACTTTCTTCACTTGAAGGTTTTGCTATTACTTCAGTTAAAATTGAAGGTGTTGAACATGAATTTTCAACAATCGCTGGAGTAGTAGAGGATGTTACAGAAATTATCTTAAATCTTAAACAAGTACGTTTTAAACGTCAAATTGAAGATATTGATAATGAGTCTGTATCAATTTCTTTATCTGGTAAAGATCAAATAACTGCAGGGGACTTCCAGAAATTTATTTCTGGATTCCAAGTGTTAAACCCTGAATTAGTTATTTGTAATCTTGATAACAAAACTAATATCAATATGGAACTTACTATCGAAAAAGGTAGAGGTTATGTTCCTGCTGAAGAAAATAAAAAGCAAAATGCACCAATTGGTACAATCTTTACAGATTCTATTTATACTCCTGTAAAGAACGTTAAGTATTCAATTGAAAACTATCGTGTTGAACAAAAAACTGATTATGAAAAATTAGTTTTTGAAATCATCACTGATGGTTCAATTCACCCAAAAGATGCATTAACAGAAGCTGCTAAAACTCTAATTCATCATTTTATGTTATTCTCAGATGAAAGAATTACATTGGAGGCTGATGAAATTGCTCAAACTGAGTCGTATGACGAAGAGTCTTTACACATGAGACAGTTGTTAAAAACTAAACTTGTAGATATGGACTTGTCAGTTAGAGCTTTAAATTGTTTAAAAGCGGCTGAAGTTGATACACTTGGAGATTTAGTATCTTTCAATAAAAATGACTTAATGAAGTTCCGTAACTTTGGTAAAAAATCATTAACTGAATTAGATGAATTAGTTGCAGTTAAAGGTTTAACTTTCGGAATGGATTTGTCAAAATACAAATTAGATAAAGAATAA
- the rplQ gene encoding 50S ribosomal protein L17 produces MRHGKKVNHLSRQTGHRKAMLANMACSLIEHKRINTTVAKAKALKQFVEPLVTKSKEDTTHNRRIVFSYLRNKYAVTELFREVAAKVGDRPGGYTRIIKLGNRLGDNADMAMIELVDFNTLYNATKKEAKKTTRRSRATKKADAPAAEAPAADSNENSEATE; encoded by the coding sequence ATGAGACACGGAAAAAAAGTAAATCATTTAAGTAGACAAACAGGACATAGAAAAGCTATGTTAGCTAATATGGCTTGTTCGTTAATCGAGCACAAACGTATTAACACTACTGTTGCTAAAGCTAAAGCTTTAAAACAATTTGTTGAGCCTTTAGTAACTAAATCAAAAGAGGATACTACTCACAACCGTCGTATTGTTTTCTCTTATTTAAGAAACAAATATGCTGTTACTGAGTTATTCAGAGAAGTAGCTGCTAAAGTTGGTGATCGTCCAGGAGGTTATACTCGTATTATTAAATTGGGTAACCGTTTAGGAGATAACGCTGATATGGCAATGATTGAATTAGTAGATTTTAATACATTATATAACGCTACTAAAAAAGAAGCTAAGAAAACAACTCGTAGAAGTAGAGCTACTAAAAAAGCTGATGCACCTGCTGCAGAAGCTCCTGCAGCTGACTCTAATGAAAATTCTGAAGCTACTGAATAA